One part of the Pseudoliparis swirei isolate HS2019 ecotype Mariana Trench chromosome 6, NWPU_hadal_v1, whole genome shotgun sequence genome encodes these proteins:
- the lrriq1 gene encoding leucine-rich repeat and IQ domain-containing protein 1, with product MDAKETFDTFMRELNIQVIADNDEQDLDADDDDADADDGDDDDDDDNDVPSSLLRYFETSRSRAAACESLLQELEDRPPKDEQNKAPAASRLPAAPTDTEDLFTHVSVCPNNEEDHLVCEERRKRHRHEMKEEEEGEELKRRVERDFQTELKKMMEAEKLHQREVELMGKRAQETLDQEWLLQQDLLRDLKRRVEEEKRKREEEEERREEKKEKRRKEEEKRKWEEEKEKRRKEEEKRTRVEEEKKRARVEEQKRMKEEEEKRTREEEEKRMKEEEEKRTREEENIKMEVERKGMEEEMRKKEGERRIEEIKLKKEEEQKRRVKREEKREEKNKIEMEKRKQEEEMRTMKEEEEREKKEEEEKRTREKERQKIEEGEAKKTEEEERKKREEETRKIEEEVISTREIEERKKQEETRKNKEKEEVRKRDEEEQSRLSELRKNEEEDRKTKEETRPVGEEEKRKRDERKTEEGEQRRRRRREELRQAEVEGLKEEEEEEEEEEGRKHREGAKELKEEEEEREEEGRGARTRTSPHEEKRLAWGRSCVSWSKLSLQSRSQQRGGGGAARRGPGGPGGLPPLCPDHLLRSTGCTSLQEVTSVTLRDLPGCGLSTLARCAGLRALSLRRCGLRSLEGIGRLPQLSHVDLQDNDISLVDCENMSGLRVLRLGHNKLTSVHGLAGAEHLDVLDLSHNSITRIAGLESMRRLQRLSVDHNQLISTKGLGAVCTLLHLSCSHNHLASVEGLENCPLLSTLDLRANGLAEPPSLRNQVLLRELHLDDNSISSLAGLAGCWLPLMQHLSVAQNRITELPPMADCVSLANLDLRFNCLSELQSVCEGLQGCVSLREVRLTGNPLQQEAGWRSALQRAAPGLRAIDDQQTDSALAPPAVAPAPGGFPAFCRAQLQQTLDLQRRHDSELSGALSALDAATTSRRHLAEALQLAVDQRVAHERGDAAAAQERGERGVAAAERPEMAPAGTDPPVPRVRSSATETKTTSSGPEVDPDLQNAAAAVVIQQLWRKYRQKCGNIGSLSADNGDGGGGGGGGGGGSVVGQDYAATVIQAWWRGFSLRRRLASALAASSRRDAGEDDALEELDVDEFVCDEAALEEPWTVSEDPPPSLKVILPPALAWRPQQARLQVDSPETPSRTRSGGLSQRSEKILEEWGFTDRHTALLMLKRARKMMPAAQKKRRDPSVRPSLGFCSYPLSPVEPRSRRAQHNKSDVRCHLLHVEREEPTKREELVEWEEPSEWEEPAKKRDQTQRWLQTQAESAHFLPEISADVLSGGRVQLVADPAYTTRPTLQAGGPRPDRGLARRPLRNSLGSSGGGGGEVASPRRGASSPSRRERLSHRDNAVRLSGGWGGGRRGTRSSSKNTPAPESP from the exons ATGGATGCCAAAGAGACGTTTGACACATTCATGCGCGAGCTAAACATTCAAGTCATCGCCGATAATGACGAG CAGGACCTGGATGCTGATGATGACGATGCTGATGCTGATGATggtgacgatgacgatgatgacgacAATGATGTTCCAAGTTCTCTGCTGCGCTACTTTGAAACCTCAAGGAGCAGAGCGGCAGCTTGTGAGAGCCTCCTGCAGGAGCTCGAAG ACAGACCTCCAAAAGACGAGCAGAACAAGGCTCCCGCTGCCAGCCGCCTCCCTGCTGCGCCCACGGACACAGAAGACCTTTTCACTCACGTGTCAGTGTGTCCCAACAATGAAG AGGATCATTTGGTGTGTGAAGAGCGACGGAAACGACACCGCCacgagatgaaggaggaggaggagggggaggagctaaagaGACGAGTAGAGAGAGACTTCCAGACGGAGCTGAAGAAGATGATGGAGGCGGAGAAG CTCCATCagagggaggtggagctgatgggGAAAAGAGCTCAGGAAACACTGGACCAGGAGTGGCTGCTGCAGCAG GATCTGTTGAGAGATTTAAAGAgacgagtggaggaggagaagaggaagagggaagaggaggaggagaggagggaagagaagaaggagaagaggaggaaagaggaggagaagaggaagtgggaagaggagaaggagaagaggaggaaggaggaggagaagaggacgagggtagaggaggagaag aagagggcgagggtagaggagcagaagaggatgaaggaggaggaggagaagaggacgagggaagaggaggagaagaggatgaaggaggaggaagagaagaggacgagggaagaggagaacatcaagatggaggtggagaggaaaggaatggaggaagagatgaggaagaaagagggagagaggagaatagaggagattaaacttaaaaaagaggaggagcaaaaGAGGAGAgtaaagagggaggagaagagagaagaaaaaaacaagatagagatggaaaagagaaagcaggaggaagagatgagaacgatgaaagaggaagaagagagggagaagaaggaagaggaggagaagaggacaagggaaaaggaaagacaaaagatagaagaaggagaggcaaagaagacggaggaggaggagagaaaaaagagggaagaggaaaccAGGAAAATAGAGGAAGAGGTCATAAGTACTAGGGAGattgaggagaggaagaaacaggaggagacaaggaagaataaggaaaaggaggaggtgagaaagagggatgaagaagaacaGAGTCGTCTGTCAGAGTTGAGAAAGAACGAAGAGGAAGATAGAAAAACTAAAGAAGAGACGAGACCCgtcggggaggaggagaagaggaaaagagatGAAAGGAAAACAGAAGAGggtgaacagaggaggaggaggaggagggaagagttaAGACAAGCAGAGGTAGAGGGtctgaaggaggaagaggaggaggaggaagaggaggagggaagaaaacaTAGGGAGGGAGcgaaggagctgaaggaggaagaggaggagagggaagaagagggaagaggagctAGGACCAGGACTTCCCCCCACGAGGAGAAGAGGctggcctgggggaggagctgCGTCTCCTGGTCCAAACTCTCCCTCCAGAGCAGGAGCCAgcagcgggggggcgggggggcggcccggagggggccgggggggcccgggggtctcccccccctctgcccGGACCACCTGCTGCGGTCCACGGGCTGCACATCCCTGCAGGAG GTGACCTCCGTGACCCTGCGTGACCTCCCCGGCTGCGGCCTGTCCACCCTGGCCCGCTGCGCCGGCCTCCGGGCCCTCAGCCTCAGGCGCTGCGGCCTCCGGTCCCTGGAGGGCATCGGCCGGCTGCCCCAGCTGAGCCACGTGGACCTGCAG gATAACGACATCTCATTGGTCGACTGTGAGAACATGAGCGGCCTGCGGGTTCTCCGCCTCGGCCACAACAAGCTGACGTCCGTCCACGGCTTGGCGGGCGCCGAACATCTGGACGTCCTGGACCTGTCGCACAACTCCATCACGCGCATCG cTGGTCTGGAGTCCATGAGGAGGCTGCAGAGGTTGTCGGTGGACCACAACCAGCTGATCAGCACCAAAGGACTGGGGGCCGTGTGCacgctgctgcacctgagctgCTCACACAACCACCTGGCGAGCGTGGAGGGCCTAGAGAACTGCCCCCTGCTCAGCACGCTGGACCTGAGGGCCAACGGCCTGGCCGAG cCCCCCAGTCTGAGGAACCAGGTCCTCCTCAGGGAGCTGCATCTAGACGACAACAGCATCTCGTCCCTGGCGGGCCTGGCGGGCTGCTGGCTGCCCCTCATGCAGCATCTCTCCGTGGCCCAGAACAG AATCACCGAGCTGCCCCCCATGGCGGACTGCGTGTCCCTCGCCAATCTGGACCTCCGGTTCAACTGCCTGTCAG AGCTCCAGAGCGTGTGTGAGGGTCTGCAGGGCTGCGTCTCCCTGAGGGAGGTCCGGCTCACGGGGAACCCTCtgcagcaggaggcgggctggaG GTCCGCTCTGCAGAGGGCCGCTCCCGGCCTGAGGGCCATCGATGACCAGCAGACTGACTCCGctctagcgccccctgctgTGGCGCCGGCCCCGGGCGGCTTCCCGGCGTTCTGCCGCGCTCAGCTCCAGCAGACTCTGGATTTACAGCGGCGGCACGACAGCGAGCTCAG CGGCGCTCTGTCGGCGCTGGACGCCGCGACGACCTCCCGCCGCCACCTCGCCGAGGCCCTGCAGCTGGCCGTGGACCAGAGAGTCGCCCACGAGCGCGGagacgcggcggcggcgcaAGAACGTGGAGAAAGGGGCGTCGCCGCCGCCGAGCGCCCAGAAATGGCGCCCGCTGGAACGGATCCGCCGGTTCCTCGTGTTCGCTCCTCGGCAACAGAGACAAAAACAACCTCCTCCGGTCCTGAAGTGGACCCGGACCTCCAAAA CGCGGCAGCAGCAGTCGTGATTCAGCAGCTGTGGAGGAAATATAGACAGAAGTGTGGGAACATCGGCAGCCTGTCGGCAGAtaatggagatggaggaggaggaggaggaggaggaggaggagggagcgtgGTTGGCCAGGATTATGCAGCAACTGTCATCCAG GCGTGGTGGAGGGGTTTCTCTCTGAGGAGGAGGTTGGCGTCGGCTCTGGCCGCCTCCTCGCGCCGCGACGCTGGAGAGGACGACgccctggaggagctggacgTGGACGAGTTCGTCTGTGATgag gcGGCGCTGGAGGAACCCTGGACGGTGTCTGAggacccccctccctctctgaag gtcaTCCTCCCACCGGCGCTCGCGTGGAGGCCGCAGCAGGCCCGGCTGCAGGTGGACTCCCCCGAGACCCCCAGCAG GACTCGTAGCGGAGGCCTCTCTCAGAGATCAGAGAAGATTCTGGAGGAATG GGGCTTCACCGACAGACACACCGCCCTTCTGATGCTCAAGAGGGCCCGGAAGATGATGCCAGCGGCGCAGAAGAAACGCCGGG ATCCCTCCGTCCGTCCCTCCTTGGGGTTCTGCAGTTATCCGCTGTCTCCGGTGGAGCCACGAAGCCGACGGGCGCAACACAACAAGAGTGACGTGAGAT GTCACCTTCTGCacgtggagagggaggagccaacgaagagggaggagctagtggagtgggaggagccatcggagtgggaggagccagcaAAGAAGCGTGACCAAACTCAGCGGTGGCTGCAGACTCAGGCTGAGAG